A genome region from Maridesulfovibrio salexigens DSM 2638 includes the following:
- a CDS encoding GAF domain-containing protein: MGVTRLYKAIFEITRAVNSSLEPEKVLHSIAEKVATEMELKGCFIRLLDRKGETLLADASYGLSERYEKKGPVEVSKSRLDQEVLDGKIVSIADVRKDDRFQYPEEAAKEGLCSLVVLPLTARGEKVIGVLRVYSAELREFSEEELDFLKCVADLSGLALENARMYSALKRASELANDYIYRVDDL; this comes from the coding sequence ATGGGTGTAACCAGACTCTACAAAGCAATTTTCGAAATCACCAGAGCTGTTAACTCCAGTCTGGAGCCGGAAAAAGTTCTTCACAGCATTGCCGAGAAAGTGGCAACTGAAATGGAACTGAAAGGTTGTTTTATCAGACTTCTTGATCGCAAGGGTGAAACTCTGTTGGCAGACGCATCCTACGGTCTGAGCGAACGTTACGAAAAGAAAGGTCCTGTTGAGGTTTCCAAGAGCCGTCTGGACCAGGAAGTTCTTGATGGTAAAATCGTATCCATCGCTGACGTAAGAAAAGATGATCGCTTCCAGTATCCTGAAGAAGCAGCAAAAGAAGGTCTCTGCTCTCTCGTAGTTCTTCCCCTTACCGCACGCGGTGAAAAAGTAATCGGTGTTCTGCGCGTATACTCCGCTGAGCTCCGCGAATTTTCCGAAGAAGAACTGGACTTCCTCAAGTGCGTTGCCGACCTTTCCGGTCTCGCTCTTGAAAACGCCCGCATGTATAGCGCCCTGAAGCGCGCAAGCGAACTGGCAAACGATTACATCTACCGCGTCGACGATCTGTAA
- a CDS encoding 4Fe-4S dicluster domain-containing protein — protein MGHIIGKDIYRQLGDKVDGTTVRMPWSDSMREMLKALYSPAEAELIVRMPYRPSSLERISKLAGIDERSLRPMLESMCHKGLVCDLWEKDRYLYMISPFVIGFFEFTMMRTKGELDSAKWAELFSNYMFGDKSFFEANFGNDEQISIMRALPHEGTIRNVDHVEVLDYEKASAMVAEQDRFAVSLCSCRHEKMHLGEQKCGIDLETCTSMGEAADFLIRNDFAREISRSEMDDIMARSREMGFTLTTDNVRENAGFFCHCCGCCCNLMNGIKYSGYPGIVVSSTFIAGIELADCNGCGKCARACPIDAITMHKENVPGAEKPRRFAEINKNICLGCGVCALKCPTGALQMDKREQRVIHPEDSFERVILQSLERGTLQNLIFDNPNSRSEDFMRSLLGGFLKLSPVKKGLMGDTLRSRFLSALRKATS, from the coding sequence ATGGGACACATCATCGGAAAAGATATCTATCGTCAGTTGGGTGACAAAGTGGACGGAACCACCGTGCGTATGCCGTGGTCCGATTCCATGCGTGAAATGCTTAAGGCTCTTTATTCTCCTGCGGAAGCGGAGCTTATTGTGCGCATGCCTTACCGCCCCTCTTCTCTTGAGCGGATTTCAAAACTGGCAGGTATTGACGAGCGTTCATTGCGTCCCATGCTCGAATCCATGTGTCACAAAGGTCTGGTCTGCGATCTCTGGGAGAAGGATCGTTATCTATATATGATCAGCCCCTTTGTGATCGGCTTTTTTGAATTCACCATGATGCGTACTAAGGGTGAGCTTGATTCCGCTAAATGGGCAGAGCTGTTCAGCAATTATATGTTCGGTGACAAGTCTTTTTTTGAAGCCAACTTCGGTAATGATGAGCAGATTTCCATCATGCGTGCCCTGCCTCATGAAGGCACTATCCGCAATGTGGATCATGTGGAAGTGCTCGATTATGAAAAAGCTTCCGCGATGGTCGCGGAGCAGGACCGCTTTGCGGTCAGCCTTTGTTCCTGCCGCCACGAGAAGATGCACCTTGGTGAGCAGAAGTGCGGCATCGACCTCGAAACCTGCACTTCTATGGGCGAGGCAGCGGATTTTCTGATCCGTAATGATTTTGCCCGTGAGATTTCCCGTTCTGAAATGGACGACATTATGGCTCGTTCACGGGAAATGGGTTTCACCCTGACCACTGATAATGTTCGTGAGAATGCCGGATTCTTCTGCCATTGCTGCGGATGCTGCTGTAACCTGATGAACGGGATCAAGTATTCAGGTTATCCGGGCATTGTGGTTTCCTCCACCTTTATTGCCGGGATTGAGCTTGCTGATTGCAATGGTTGCGGAAAATGCGCACGTGCCTGCCCCATTGATGCTATCACCATGCATAAGGAAAATGTCCCCGGAGCTGAAAAGCCGCGCCGTTTTGCTGAAATCAATAAGAACATTTGCCTCGGATGCGGTGTCTGCGCGCTTAAATGTCCCACCGGTGCTTTACAGATGGATAAGCGCGAACAACGTGTTATCCATCCCGAAGACAGTTTTGAGCGGGTCATTCTGCAATCGCTTGAACGCGGCACTCTACAAAACCTTATCTTTGATAATCCAAACAGCCGTAGCGAGGACTTTATGCGCTCGCTTCTGGGTGGCTTTCTGAAGCTTTCCCCGGTTAAAAAGGGATTGATGGGCGATACCCTGCGCTCCCGTTTTCTAAGTGCTTTACGTAAAGCCACTTCCTAA
- a CDS encoding PLP-dependent aminotransferase family protein, with product MTKWLPALEKSSRPKFKRLADAIERDVYSGKLSPGDKLPTHRDLADDLKMNVSTVTRGYAEAEKRGLVCGTVGRGTFIASDAITSSSMVTFEPHAPGMIELGMVNTFYDLDPDIQDGMKRLTRRRNLNAFLRYTDPQGLPEHREVGADWAKRYHLETTAGNVLVCSGAQHALNCCLSSLFRSGDRIATDPLIYPGMKTLANMLGIRLVPVPMDDQGMIPEQLDRICRREKINGVSLMPGVQNPTSACMPLERREQIAMIACNHDLTIIEDDAYALTVESDLPPITSFAPERSVFIAGVSKSIAVGLRVAFMVAQGERFKQLAHAILNTVWMTPPLNVELLCQWITDGTADITVKLKRQAARRRFEAVEDLLDGMGLGVNPSGFFLWLSLPEPWKGYMVEQRAREAGLNIFGAEKFAVGGGPVPANIRLSLSGPKDIEQLRKGLGILKVILDGRDSFKEAIQEGLDELAKGKQIPHEEVIKSIKQIGYDVS from the coding sequence ATGACAAAATGGTTACCTGCACTCGAAAAAAGTTCGCGCCCGAAATTTAAGCGTTTGGCTGATGCCATTGAACGGGATGTTTATTCCGGAAAACTCAGTCCCGGAGATAAGCTTCCTACTCATCGTGATCTTGCTGATGATCTGAAGATGAACGTGAGCACGGTGACCCGTGGTTATGCCGAGGCTGAAAAAAGAGGGCTCGTCTGCGGTACTGTGGGGCGGGGGACCTTCATTGCCTCCGATGCGATCACGTCATCATCAATGGTGACCTTTGAGCCGCACGCTCCGGGAATGATCGAATTGGGTATGGTTAATACCTTCTATGATCTGGACCCGGATATTCAAGATGGTATGAAGCGGCTGACCCGCCGTCGCAATCTGAATGCCTTTCTGCGCTATACCGATCCGCAGGGATTGCCGGAGCACCGTGAGGTCGGTGCTGATTGGGCAAAGCGTTATCATTTGGAAACTACGGCCGGGAATGTGTTGGTTTGTTCTGGTGCCCAGCATGCGCTGAATTGTTGCTTGAGCAGTCTTTTCCGGTCAGGGGATCGTATAGCTACAGATCCTCTTATTTATCCGGGCATGAAAACCCTTGCCAATATGCTCGGTATCAGGCTGGTTCCTGTGCCGATGGATGATCAGGGCATGATTCCTGAACAGCTGGACAGAATTTGCCGCCGGGAAAAAATCAATGGTGTTTCGCTTATGCCCGGAGTTCAGAATCCAACTTCGGCCTGCATGCCCCTTGAGCGGCGGGAGCAGATAGCCATGATCGCCTGCAACCATGATCTGACCATTATTGAAGATGATGCCTATGCCCTGACGGTGGAAAGTGACCTGCCTCCGATAACATCATTTGCCCCGGAACGGAGCGTGTTCATTGCCGGTGTTTCTAAATCAATTGCCGTTGGTTTGCGGGTTGCATTTATGGTTGCGCAGGGTGAACGTTTTAAACAGTTGGCTCACGCTATACTTAATACCGTATGGATGACTCCTCCCCTTAACGTAGAACTCCTTTGTCAGTGGATTACCGATGGGACAGCGGATATTACTGTTAAGCTCAAGCGTCAGGCAGCGCGTCGCCGTTTTGAAGCGGTCGAGGATCTGCTGGATGGCATGGGGCTTGGAGTGAATCCTTCTGGGTTCTTCCTGTGGCTCTCTCTACCCGAACCATGGAAAGGCTATATGGTTGAGCAACGCGCCCGCGAAGCGGGATTGAATATCTTTGGAGCTGAAAAATTTGCTGTGGGCGGCGGGCCCGTCCCGGCCAATATCAGGCTCTCTTTGAGTGGGCCCAAGGATATTGAGCAGTTAAGGAAGGGGCTTGGGATTTTGAAGGTGATTCTGGATGGCAGGGATTCTTTCAAAGAGGCTATCCAAGAAGGATTGGATGAACTGGCTAAAGGGAAACAGATTCCCCACGAGGAAGTGATCAAATCCATAAAACAAATTGGGTATGATGTTAGCTAA
- a CDS encoding LysE family translocator, which yields MQENFWAFLIFVIVMTGTPGPGNIASMALGQAVGFKRSIPFLSGVIIGGMTMDILAAIGLAELFLAYPQVSAVLKVGGLVYILYLAWKVLNMQANSSNEPKAFKFVEGLALHPLNPKHYAMTVAAFAQFADPSANRFTEILIFVGTFTCGAAFFHSLWCFAGESFIKMLRSPLVRHTVNISMVVLMVGATAYALYQ from the coding sequence ATGCAAGAAAATTTCTGGGCTTTCCTAATATTTGTCATTGTCATGACCGGTACACCGGGACCGGGCAACATCGCATCCATGGCCCTTGGCCAAGCCGTAGGTTTCAAACGTTCAATTCCATTTCTATCGGGCGTGATCATCGGCGGCATGACTATGGATATACTGGCTGCGATAGGTCTGGCAGAACTTTTTCTGGCTTACCCGCAGGTATCCGCTGTTCTCAAGGTCGGAGGTCTTGTCTATATCCTATACCTCGCTTGGAAGGTACTGAACATGCAGGCTAATTCTTCCAATGAACCTAAAGCATTTAAATTTGTTGAAGGGCTGGCCCTGCACCCACTTAACCCGAAACACTACGCAATGACAGTCGCGGCCTTTGCCCAATTTGCCGATCCAAGCGCAAACCGCTTCACTGAAATCCTCATATTTGTAGGCACCTTTACCTGTGGAGCCGCTTTCTTTCACTCCTTGTGGTGCTTTGCAGGTGAATCTTTCATCAAAATGCTGCGCTCTCCCCTCGTGCGTCATACGGTTAATATTTCCATGGTCGTACTCATGGTTGGAGCCACGGCCTATGCACTTTACCAATAA
- a CDS encoding NAD(P)-dependent oxidoreductase, which yields MSMKIGWIGTGVMGGSMCMHLMKAGNEAFVYNRTKSKADKLLAEGATWCASPAEVAKKADIIFTIVGYPTDVEQTILGENGVLANADSGKIIVDMTTSEPALAKRIAEEATAKGVGSLDAPVSGGDLGARNATLAIMVGGEKKIFDEVMPLFDVMGNNIQLMGKAGAGQHTKMCNQILIAGTMIGTVESLLYAYKAGMDLNEVIDVIGSGAAGSWSINNLGRRIADDDFNPGFFIKHFVKDMGIALDEAKRMNLSLPGLALVNQFYISAMALGYEELGTQALYKVLEKMNGK from the coding sequence ATGAGCATGAAAATCGGATGGATCGGAACAGGTGTCATGGGCGGTTCCATGTGCATGCACCTGATGAAAGCAGGCAATGAGGCATTTGTATACAACCGCACCAAGTCCAAAGCTGACAAGCTGCTGGCCGAAGGAGCAACATGGTGCGCTTCCCCGGCGGAAGTTGCGAAAAAAGCCGACATTATCTTTACCATCGTAGGCTACCCCACTGACGTGGAACAGACCATTCTTGGTGAGAACGGCGTACTTGCCAACGCAGATTCCGGAAAGATCATTGTAGATATGACCACTTCCGAACCTGCACTGGCTAAACGCATTGCCGAAGAAGCGACCGCTAAAGGCGTAGGTTCACTTGATGCCCCGGTTTCCGGCGGCGACCTTGGCGCACGCAATGCAACTCTGGCGATCATGGTCGGCGGGGAAAAGAAAATTTTTGATGAGGTGATGCCCCTGTTTGATGTAATGGGCAACAACATTCAGCTTATGGGTAAAGCAGGCGCCGGTCAGCACACCAAGATGTGCAACCAGATTCTCATCGCCGGAACCATGATCGGAACAGTGGAATCACTACTCTATGCATACAAAGCGGGCATGGATCTCAACGAAGTAATTGATGTGATCGGCTCCGGTGCAGCCGGGTCATGGTCCATCAACAACCTTGGCCGCCGCATTGCGGATGATGATTTCAACCCCGGATTCTTTATCAAGCACTTTGTAAAAGACATGGGTATAGCCCTTGATGAAGCCAAACGCATGAACCTTTCCCTGCCCGGACTGGCGCTGGTTAACCAGTTCTACATCTCAGCCATGGCACTGGGTTATGAGGAGCTAGGAACTCAGGCTTTGTATAAGGTTCTGGAAAAGATGAATGGAAAGTAG
- a CDS encoding type II toxin-antitoxin system death-on-curing family toxin has translation MKVFYIDLAHAVEVHDYIISESGGTHGVLNSGSLESVLELIKNDSYYPDFLDKIAHLCFAINKNHAFNDGNKRTSIALGAFFLSLNGYDYCVSSFIREMENYAVWIAENKIHKELLRNVIEDITMGEFREETHIAVMNALSK, from the coding sequence ATGAAGGTCTTCTACATTGACTTAGCCCATGCTGTTGAAGTTCACGACTATATAATCTCCGAATCTGGAGGAACTCATGGGGTTCTCAATTCCGGCAGCCTAGAGAGTGTCCTTGAACTCATTAAAAATGACTCATATTATCCAGATTTTTTGGATAAAATTGCTCATCTCTGTTTTGCAATCAACAAGAACCACGCTTTTAACGATGGCAATAAAAGAACATCCATCGCATTAGGAGCCTTTTTTCTCTCTTTAAATGGCTATGACTACTGTGTTTCTTCATTTATTCGAGAAATGGAGAACTATGCTGTCTGGATAGCTGAGAATAAAATACACAAAGAATTACTACGCAATGTGATCGAAGACATTACTATGGGCGAATTCAGAGAAGAGACTCATATAGCTGTTATGAACGCATTATCGAAATAG
- a CDS encoding S-ribosylhomocysteine lyase: MNKIESFKIDHTKLKRGIYVSRRDQIGAENVTTFDLRVKEPNNEAALDSAAAHTLEHIGATFLRNHSEYGDKIIYFGPMGCLTGFYLLLNGKYDSKDVVSLIRELFKFAADFEGDVPGASAVECGNYTLMDLSLAKTEAAKYYAEVLDGIGLDNLNYPE; encoded by the coding sequence ATGAATAAAATAGAAAGTTTTAAGATAGATCATACTAAGTTGAAGCGCGGGATTTATGTCTCCCGCCGTGATCAGATCGGTGCTGAAAATGTCACCACTTTTGATCTGCGCGTTAAAGAGCCCAACAACGAAGCCGCCCTTGATTCTGCGGCAGCACACACCCTTGAGCATATCGGGGCTACTTTCCTGCGTAACCACTCTGAGTATGGTGATAAGATTATCTACTTCGGCCCGATGGGTTGTCTGACCGGATTCTATCTGCTGCTTAATGGTAAATATGATTCAAAGGATGTTGTGAGTTTGATTCGGGAACTGTTCAAGTTCGCTGCTGATTTTGAAGGCGATGTTCCCGGTGCTTCTGCTGTGGAATGCGGAAATTATACTTTGATGGATTTGTCTTTAGCAAAAACTGAAGCCGCGAAATATTACGCGGAAGTGCTGGATGGGATTGGTTTAGATAATCTTAATTATCCTGAGTAG
- a CDS encoding 5'-methylthioadenosine/adenosylhomocysteine nucleosidase: MKIGIIAAMEEELVLLVNKLDEPKTENFGQFTYHTGRINGVEVALFLCGIGKVNAAVGATLLLDKFKPDYLINTGVAGAFPGNINIGDIVVSSEVRHYDADATAFDYEMGQIPQMPAAYQADKLLLGLAKKAWINEDSISVHQGPVLSGDSFIHTPQQISQIEQKFPDVMAVEMEGAAIAQTGFLFNVPFILIRSISDKVHEDGSSAIYEQSMEKAAANSVRMVLSMLKEL, encoded by the coding sequence TTGAAAATAGGAATTATCGCGGCAATGGAAGAAGAGCTTGTATTGCTGGTTAATAAATTGGATGAGCCGAAAACGGAAAATTTCGGACAGTTCACCTACCACACCGGAAGGATTAACGGAGTGGAAGTGGCTTTGTTTCTGTGTGGAATCGGCAAGGTTAACGCGGCAGTAGGTGCCACTCTGCTGCTTGATAAATTTAAGCCCGACTATCTGATCAATACCGGGGTGGCCGGGGCATTTCCCGGTAATATCAACATTGGTGACATCGTGGTCTCATCTGAAGTGCGTCATTACGATGCCGATGCTACAGCTTTTGATTACGAAATGGGCCAGATTCCGCAGATGCCCGCAGCGTATCAGGCCGACAAACTTTTGCTTGGTTTAGCGAAAAAAGCTTGGATCAATGAGGATTCTATAAGCGTTCATCAGGGGCCTGTTTTGTCTGGGGATTCATTTATTCATACTCCGCAGCAAATCTCACAGATCGAGCAGAAGTTTCCAGATGTAATGGCTGTGGAAATGGAAGGGGCTGCCATTGCTCAGACAGGCTTTCTCTTTAATGTTCCCTTCATTTTGATTCGTTCCATATCAGATAAAGTGCACGAAGACGGAAGCAGTGCAATTTACGAACAGAGCATGGAAAAAGCCGCAGCCAATTCAGTGCGCATGGTTTTATCTATGCTGAAAGAGTTGTGA
- a CDS encoding LysR family transcriptional regulator, with protein sequence MLPDLNRLKVFFHIFNEQSSTAAAKKLHITQSGVSQHLKKLEEELQTELFTRVNRRLVPTAAGKKLYEIVQDFMEDLEQGVRHINDGLEMPSGPLRIGAPSEFGKIYLPPIFGSFRRKYPSVTMQLELDEPRVLFEKVASGELDFAYIDILPFFMDTPGGTSAYSIKPVVKEEFVLACSEEYYRAKVNGTDYEQLKQLDFIGYKKDIALFRSWFKLHFEREPQNLNLVFIADSSEAIVSAIKAGLGVGITVSHLMNREINTGKIIAIRPDAEKLQNTIACVQFKNKQPSITETAFQEHFRLELSKNYAKLELIEI encoded by the coding sequence ATGCTTCCCGACCTGAACAGGCTGAAAGTCTTCTTCCATATCTTCAATGAACAAAGCAGCACCGCAGCAGCCAAAAAACTGCACATCACCCAATCAGGGGTCAGCCAACACCTGAAAAAGCTGGAAGAGGAACTGCAAACCGAGCTGTTCACCCGAGTAAATCGCAGACTCGTACCCACCGCAGCAGGAAAAAAATTGTATGAAATAGTGCAGGACTTCATGGAAGATCTTGAACAGGGAGTCCGACATATAAACGATGGATTGGAAATGCCATCCGGACCATTGCGCATAGGCGCGCCCAGCGAATTCGGGAAGATTTACCTGCCGCCCATCTTCGGTTCATTCAGACGTAAATATCCGTCAGTAACGATGCAATTGGAACTGGATGAACCAAGAGTGCTGTTTGAAAAAGTCGCGTCAGGAGAGCTGGATTTCGCATATATCGACATCCTGCCTTTCTTTATGGACACCCCGGGCGGAACATCGGCCTACTCCATCAAACCTGTGGTGAAGGAAGAATTTGTGCTGGCCTGCTCCGAAGAATACTACCGGGCAAAGGTGAACGGAACAGATTACGAACAGCTCAAGCAATTGGATTTCATCGGATATAAAAAGGACATTGCGCTTTTTCGCAGCTGGTTCAAATTGCACTTTGAGCGCGAACCGCAAAACCTGAACCTTGTTTTCATTGCCGACAGCTCTGAGGCTATTGTCTCAGCCATTAAAGCCGGACTTGGAGTGGGAATTACCGTCAGCCATTTAATGAACAGGGAAATCAATACTGGGAAAATTATCGCCATCCGACCGGACGCAGAGAAACTGCAAAATACCATTGCCTGCGTTCAATTCAAAAACAAGCAGCCCAGCATCACCGAAACTGCATTTCAAGAACATTTCCGGCTGGAACTTAGTAAAAATTATGCGAAGTTGGAATTGATTGAAATTTAG
- a CDS encoding aldehyde ferredoxin oxidoreductase N-terminal domain-containing protein has protein sequence MIRDYFRVLVVDLGSGKGNVVKVDGRNEFAGGSGLGALLFDKYGHVDRPWDDPDQPLIFSIGPLTGLFPLMSKTVCSFKSPYHDQFAESHAGGRSALAIRFADFDALVIKGRAPRLSCLSLGMRHLEVKDVQFLAGKDVFSTGKILRSMFPGSGHRSILRIGPAGEKLSAMACINADTYRHFGRLGSGAVMGAKNLKGIVIQGDGSFALPENKEYSKIYGQVYEKMTATDMMSKYHNLGTAANLDALNELESLPWRNLQATKDEKITGITGKKFADDTLLRNAACAGCPVGCIHIGFVREKFMEDNQYLYRQVAYDYEPIFATGSMLGVTDAFQVLGIMDEVEKGGLDVMSGGVALAWATEAFEKGLVSETETIVPLAFGDAEGYKKAVQYLSNAENEFYAALGKGSLVAAAKYGGEDFACVLGQEMAGYATGEAFYVAEGLGFRHSHLDSGGYSWDQKNDRKDADEVCDFLISDETGRAFLTSMVSCLFGRGVYKDEVLAECLRSVGYDEIAENMELIGERVRAMRWKIRFATGYNPDEISIPKRYNQIKTWKGKTDPEYMEKLKNEYGRRIRELVSDEALEKLNLK, from the coding sequence ATGATACGCGATTACTTCAGGGTCCTTGTGGTCGATCTGGGAAGCGGAAAAGGTAATGTTGTTAAAGTTGACGGGCGAAACGAATTTGCCGGGGGCAGCGGGCTTGGAGCTTTGCTGTTTGATAAATACGGGCATGTGGACCGTCCTTGGGATGATCCTGATCAGCCGCTTATTTTTTCCATCGGTCCTTTGACCGGATTATTCCCGCTTATGAGCAAGACTGTCTGTTCCTTCAAGTCTCCATACCACGATCAGTTCGCCGAGAGTCATGCAGGTGGGCGTTCTGCTCTGGCTATCCGTTTTGCGGATTTTGATGCTTTGGTTATCAAAGGACGTGCTCCGCGCTTATCATGCCTTTCTCTTGGTATGAGGCATCTGGAAGTTAAGGATGTCCAGTTTTTAGCCGGGAAAGACGTTTTCAGTACGGGTAAAATCCTGCGGTCAATGTTTCCGGGGTCCGGTCATAGGTCTATCCTGCGCATCGGTCCTGCCGGTGAGAAGCTCTCAGCAATGGCTTGCATCAATGCTGACACCTACCGTCATTTCGGGCGGTTGGGGTCCGGCGCAGTCATGGGGGCTAAGAATCTCAAGGGGATCGTGATTCAGGGTGACGGTTCTTTTGCGCTGCCGGAAAATAAGGAATATTCCAAAATATACGGGCAGGTTTACGAGAAGATGACCGCCACTGATATGATGAGCAAGTATCATAACCTCGGTACTGCGGCTAATCTCGATGCGCTGAATGAATTGGAATCTTTGCCTTGGCGTAACCTGCAGGCCACCAAGGATGAAAAGATAACCGGAATTACCGGAAAGAAGTTTGCTGATGATACCCTGCTGCGCAATGCGGCCTGTGCCGGATGTCCGGTGGGTTGTATCCATATCGGGTTTGTGCGTGAAAAGTTCATGGAGGATAACCAATATCTCTATCGTCAGGTGGCTTACGATTACGAGCCCATTTTTGCTACCGGGTCCATGCTTGGGGTGACTGACGCCTTTCAGGTGCTGGGCATAATGGATGAAGTGGAAAAGGGCGGTTTGGATGTAATGTCCGGCGGTGTTGCTCTTGCCTGGGCAACTGAAGCTTTTGAAAAGGGATTGGTCAGCGAGACCGAAACAATCGTTCCCCTCGCTTTCGGTGATGCTGAAGGTTACAAAAAGGCCGTGCAATATCTCAGCAATGCGGAAAACGAGTTTTATGCTGCATTGGGTAAAGGTTCTCTGGTGGCAGCCGCGAAATATGGCGGCGAGGATTTCGCCTGCGTACTTGGTCAGGAGATGGCCGGATATGCTACCGGGGAGGCTTTTTACGTGGCTGAAGGGCTTGGTTTCCGTCATTCCCATCTCGATTCCGGCGGTTACTCATGGGATCAGAAGAATGACCGCAAGGATGCAGATGAAGTCTGCGATTTCCTGATCAGCGATGAAACCGGACGGGCGTTCCTGACTTCTATGGTTTCCTGCCTCTTCGGGCGTGGTGTCTACAAGGATGAAGTTCTTGCCGAGTGCTTGAGGTCTGTCGGCTATGATGAAATAGCTGAAAATATGGAGCTTATCGGAGAAAGAGTCCGGGCTATGCGTTGGAAAATACGTTTTGCCACCGGATATAATCCTGATGAGATCAGTATTCCTAAGCGCTACAATCAAATTAAAACCTGGAAAGGTAAAACCGACCCGGAATATATGGAAAAACTCAAGAATGAGTATGGTCGTAGGATTCGTGAATTGGTCTCAGATGAGGCTCTTGAGAAGCTAAATTTGAAATAA
- a CDS encoding 4Fe-4S binding protein produces the protein MKTLTASRMERCIGCHSCSFACARLVHKLLSWNTAGIRIASSGGLSTGFVAKVCMACSPAPCAEVCPTGAMRGRKKGGGVIHKKDLCIRCGKCAEACPVDAIYLDLKDRPYVCIHCGRCVEFCPHECLEMVESDERRDS, from the coding sequence ATGAAAACTTTGACAGCTTCACGTATGGAGCGGTGCATTGGCTGCCATTCCTGCTCTTTTGCGTGTGCGCGGTTGGTCCACAAGCTGCTCTCATGGAACACTGCCGGAATCAGGATTGCTTCATCCGGGGGCCTATCCACCGGTTTTGTAGCCAAGGTTTGTATGGCTTGTTCTCCGGCTCCTTGTGCCGAAGTTTGTCCTACCGGTGCCATGAGGGGGCGCAAGAAGGGCGGTGGGGTCATTCATAAAAAAGATCTTTGTATTCGTTGTGGTAAATGCGCGGAAGCCTGTCCTGTGGACGCCATTTATCTTGATTTGAAAGACCGTCCATATGTATGCATCCATTGCGGCAGGTGTGTTGAATTCTGCCCGCATGAATGTCTGGAAATGGTTGAATCAGACGAGAGGAGGGACTCATAA
- a CDS encoding ACP S-malonyltransferase, translated as MSDLSILFPGQGSQEPGMGRDLAEKWSTAMDMWKFAEAESGLPLREIYWEGDASDMAKTDALQPGLTVVNLSIWSYLKESLKPAATAGHSLGEFASLGASGILSVEDTIKAVCLRGKLMSQVSNEDHGMAAVLKLDQAAVEEAVEFGASETGKELRVANYNSPAQYVISGEKAAIDAAGTVIKEKKGRAIPLPVSGAFHSPLIQDAADEFAAYLGKLDWNAPAFPVYFNATAETESNPDAIKKIMCSQMTSSVRWIEIVSNQYAAGARNFLELGPKGVLTKLLVANLKGKEYEGKGIGNLEQAEALK; from the coding sequence ATGTCTGATTTGTCTATACTTTTTCCCGGTCAGGGTTCTCAGGAACCCGGAATGGGTCGTGATCTTGCTGAAAAATGGTCCACTGCAATGGATATGTGGAAATTCGCTGAGGCTGAATCCGGCCTGCCCCTGCGTGAAATTTATTGGGAAGGCGATGCTTCTGATATGGCTAAGACTGATGCATTGCAGCCCGGTCTGACTGTGGTAAACCTGTCCATCTGGTCTTATCTTAAGGAAAGCCTCAAGCCTGCGGCAACAGCAGGACACAGCCTTGGTGAGTTTGCATCCCTTGGCGCTTCCGGCATTCTTTCCGTAGAAGACACCATTAAGGCTGTCTGTCTGCGCGGTAAGCTTATGTCTCAGGTTTCCAACGAAGACCACGGCATGGCCGCAGTGCTCAAACTGGATCAGGCTGCTGTTGAAGAAGCTGTTGAATTCGGTGCATCCGAAACCGGAAAGGAATTGCGTGTAGCAAATTACAACTCTCCGGCTCAGTATGTGATCAGCGGTGAGAAGGCTGCAATTGATGCTGCCGGAACCGTGATCAAGGAAAAGAAAGGCCGCGCTATTCCTCTGCCGGTCAGCGGCGCTTTCCACAGTCCTCTCATTCAGGATGCGGCAGATGAATTTGCAGCCTACCTTGGCAAGTTGGATTGGAATGCACCTGCATTTCCTGTTTACTTCAACGCAACTGCCGAAACTGAATCAAATCCCGATGCGATCAAGAAGATCATGTGTTCCCAGATGACTTCATCTGTTCGCTGGATCGAAATTGTATCCAACCAGTACGCTGCCGGAGCGCGTAACTTTCTCGAACTCGGTCCCAAGGGTGTGCTGACCAAGCTGTTGGTGGCTAATCTCAAGGGCAAGGAATACGAAGGAAAGGGTATCGGTAATTTGGAGCAGGCTGAAGCCTTAAAATAA